The Marinifilum sp. JC120 genome segment CGTGAAATGGCACAAAGTGTGATTGATCTCAGCCCACCCTGCTATGGGTACCTCTTCATCATATGGAAAATTAACAAAATTTTTCCTTCCCATGTGTATATAGTCTAGAGAATTATGTGCCTTTTCAAATTTTTTATTAATTGATTTCAGGTAATCCTCTGACATTACTTCACGTAACACATTCATAAGATCGGTTTTTAAGGTGCCTTTAACTATATTCAACACTGTGCTGCTGGCAAGCCAGGATGCAACATCGAGATTTTCGACCCTTCTGCCTCCGCAGCCAAGCGCTTTTACTGAGTTGTGTGCGATGGGTTTAACATCTTCTGCATATTTTGAAAAAGCTAGCTGAGCATCACTTGGGATGCAGCCCCGGAACTGATCGCTCAATCTCTTATGCCTTTCTTTTTTGACTATTCTGAGCAGCAGACCTGTTTTAACAAAATGAGATAGCAAAGATGGGTCAACAACCATTCTTCCCAAATCTTCAGAGTATTGGCTACCAATACACTCATGTACTTGTTTTTTGAACCAAAGCGGAATGCTGTCAGTAATTCCATAATCTTCTTTTATTAATTTAGCATTTAAGATGCAAACGTCTATGTGCCTGGGGTTTACCACAAGATTCCCAAAATCCACGACTTTGTAATTGTCAGCATACGTTCCAGCCAATAAAACGGTCAATTCCATTAATTTCGCATAGCTTAAGGCAATAAAAGGAAAATGTTTAACATCGGAATTCTTTGATATGCCTTCTAGCTCGACTTGTCTTAAAGTAATAAATTCCTCATCTAAATTTTTTGGATCTATTGTTGAATCTAGGAACTCATTAAATCTTATTAAATCACTAATTGTCATATCCATCTGTCACTCCGTATGCCAAGTGAGAAAAATCTGCCTTGCTCTGTTTCCACCAGTTAATCGCTATCGTTAATGGTAAGTAGAAGAACGATTCTAAGTATAGTTAGTGTGATATATGTCTAAGTTGACACAATGCTCATCACAAAAAAATCAACGGAATAAATGAGATCAATCGGATAACTGGGTGCTGGTTGCACTCCCTTTTGCCCTATATTCCTTGCTTGCGCATAATCACATGTTGTAATATTCCAAGCATTAGGCCAAATGTGTGTCTATCTCTGTATACCACTTCATCCGTTCGGTTCACGGGCATAAAAATCACGAGTGAGAGCAATGAAATTCATTCCTGCGCAGTTGCTGTACTTCTTTCAGGACCGTCGCGCACAACGCAACCTACACTCCCTTATAAGGTTCATCCTGTTTCTGAGTTTCTTTATTGTTGTCTACAGTGTTTTATTCCACGTACTTATGGAAATGGAAGGGCAGCATTTTTCATGGATTACAGGCTTCTATTGGACCTTGACGGTCATGTCCACGCTTGGTTTCGGCGACATCACCTTTACGTCGGATCTCGGAAAGCTGTTCTCTCTGTGCGTCCTCATGTCGGGCATCGTTTTTCTGCTGGTCATGTTGCCCTTCACGTTCATTCAGTTCTTTTACGCACCGTTTCTTGAAGCGCAGACCAAGTCGAGGGCAGCCCGGGAATTGCCTGAGGATACATCCGACCACCTGATCATCATCGGTTCCGACCAGATCGCCCTGAGTCTGGCTTCGCGCGTGAGGCAATTCAACTACATGTATTGCATTCTGGTCAACGAGGTGAATCACGCCCTGGATCTGGTGGATCAGGGGTACAATGCCGTGGTGGGTGAGTCCGACGATCCGCATACTTTCGAGCTTTTGCGGACCGATAAGGCGGCCATGGTGGTGCTGCTGAGCGATGACATGAAGAACACCAATGCAGCCTTTACCATTCGTGAGGTTGCACCGGACGTGCCGGTGGTGGCCAACGCCGACTCCGCAGAGTCGGTGGATATTTTAGAGCTGGCAGGCTCAAGCCATGTTTTCCAGTTCATGGACATGCTCGGGGAAAAGCTCGCACGGCGCACCCTTGGAACCGGTGCTCGAAGCAACATTATCGGCAACATCAACACGCTCAATCTCGCCGAGGCCCCTGTCGCGGACACACTGCTTGTGGGGCGAACCGTTAAAGATAGCGGGGTGCGCGATGCCACCGGCATGAACATAGTTGGCCTCTGGGAGCAGGGGCGGTTGGTCTCTGCCCGTCCGGATACTGTGATCACTTCAAAAATGGCCATGATTCTTGCCGGTTCCGAGGAGCAGTTGAAGGCCTTTGACGATTTTGTCGGCGAAGTACCTCCCATG includes the following:
- a CDS encoding potassium channel protein, which codes for MKFIPAQLLYFFQDRRAQRNLHSLIRFILFLSFFIVVYSVLFHVLMEMEGQHFSWITGFYWTLTVMSTLGFGDITFTSDLGKLFSLCVLMSGIVFLLVMLPFTFIQFFYAPFLEAQTKSRAARELPEDTSDHLIIIGSDQIALSLASRVRQFNYMYCILVNEVNHALDLVDQGYNAVVGESDDPHTFELLRTDKAAMVVLLSDDMKNTNAAFTIREVAPDVPVVANADSAESVDILELAGSSHVFQFMDMLGEKLARRTLGTGARSNIIGNINTLNLAEAPVADTLLVGRTVKDSGVRDATGMNIVGLWEQGRLVSARPDTVITSKMAMILAGSEEQLKAFDDFVGEVPPMEAPVLILGGGRVGQSAAKLLRQRGIDYKIVEKNPKLICDDGHYIYGSASDIDVLKAAGIDSAPSVFVTTHTDDLNIYLTIYCRRLRPDIQIISRATFDRNITVLHKAGADLVMSYASMTANTIINLLSPGKVMTLTEGLNIFRVEVGRSLAGKTLMKSNIRDETGCSIIAVSRGDEMEINPDPMLPLDKGASLLVIGVADDECRFLDKFQA